A stretch of Deinococcus aquiradiocola DNA encodes these proteins:
- a CDS encoding ABC transporter substrate-binding protein, with product MKRPALLISSLLTLSLAVNAAAAPTQITFWHSMEGVKDVIAGYARDFNASQNQYEVIPTSAGNYRETPAKLQAAIKAGNAPVLFQAEFTYFNKLVGDNQLVNLDRYEGTLSPDFVRDFYPAVWKAGEVDGARFGLPWNVSTPVLFYNAGALRKSGAGVPKTWTELQATSERLKQGRRPYLTIADAWTFESMVSVRGGKLVVNGKPNFTSPQAVDALEQLAGMVRSGSAQARTLGDALGAAFDFTRGQNLMVVASIANWTDFQKLPFVELGAAQFPCEKVCTVPIGGANLGIVKGASAQEQAGALAFWKFLMEPARLTDWVKATAYVTPRRSVQPSLDAYYAKNPYRKAAYDQMDDTTTRPTAPDYYTWQKYLEDAIHKASTGQATATAALQEAQRKASQ from the coding sequence GTGAAGCGCCCAGCCCTCCTGATCAGCTCCCTCCTCACCCTCAGCCTCGCCGTGAACGCGGCCGCCGCGCCCACCCAGATCACCTTCTGGCACAGCATGGAGGGCGTCAAGGACGTCATCGCGGGCTACGCCAGGGACTTCAACGCCTCCCAGAACCAGTACGAGGTGATCCCCACCTCGGCCGGCAACTACCGCGAGACGCCCGCCAAACTCCAGGCGGCCATCAAGGCCGGGAACGCGCCCGTGCTGTTCCAGGCGGAATTCACGTACTTCAACAAGCTCGTCGGCGACAACCAGCTCGTGAACCTCGACAGGTACGAGGGCACGCTCAGCCCGGACTTCGTGCGGGACTTCTACCCGGCCGTCTGGAAGGCCGGCGAGGTGGACGGCGCACGCTTCGGCCTGCCGTGGAACGTCAGCACGCCCGTCCTGTTCTACAACGCGGGCGCGCTGCGCAAATCCGGTGCGGGCGTCCCGAAAACATGGACGGAACTGCAGGCCACCTCCGAACGCCTCAAGCAGGGCCGCCGCCCGTACCTGACCATCGCGGACGCCTGGACCTTCGAGAGCATGGTGAGCGTGCGCGGCGGGAAACTCGTCGTGAACGGCAAGCCGAACTTCACGTCCCCGCAGGCCGTGGACGCGCTCGAACAGCTGGCAGGCATGGTCAGGAGCGGCAGCGCGCAGGCCCGTACGCTCGGCGACGCGCTCGGCGCGGCCTTCGACTTCACGCGCGGCCAGAACCTGATGGTGGTCGCCAGCATCGCCAACTGGACGGACTTCCAGAAGCTGCCGTTCGTGGAGCTGGGCGCCGCGCAGTTCCCGTGCGAGAAGGTCTGCACCGTCCCGATCGGCGGCGCGAACCTCGGCATCGTGAAGGGCGCGAGCGCGCAGGAGCAGGCGGGCGCCCTCGCCTTCTGGAAGTTCCTGATGGAGCCCGCCCGCCTCACCGACTGGGTCAAGGCGACCGCGTACGTCACGCCGCGCCGCAGCGTCCAGCCCAGCCTGGACGCCTACTACGCCAAGAACCCGTACCGCAAGGCCGCGTACGACCAGATGGACGACACCACCACCCGCCCCACCGCGCCCGACTACTACACCTGGCAGAAGTACCTCGAGGACGCCATTCACAAGGCCAGCACCGGCCAGGCGACCGCCACGGCCGCCCTGCAGGAAGCGCAGCGCAAAGCCAGCCAGTAA